From one Pseudopipra pipra isolate bDixPip1 chromosome 2, bDixPip1.hap1, whole genome shotgun sequence genomic stretch:
- the PDCL3 gene encoding phosducin-like protein 3, whose protein sequence is MQDPNKDTEWNDILRKKGILPPKENVEEQERAKEEEQFAILQKSLVKTYEDMTLEELEENEDEFNEEDEKAIEMYRQQRLAEMKAAQMKNKFGEVLEISGKDYVQEVTKAGKDIWVVLHLYKQGIPLCALINQHMSGLAKKFRDVKFIKAISTTCIPNYPDKNLPTIFVYLEGDIKAQFIGPLVFGGMNLTRDELEWKISESGAIKTDLEENPRKQIQDQLMSSIRACVPARGESDSEDD, encoded by the exons ATGCAG GACCCAAATAAAGACACGGAGTGGAATGACATCCTGCGCAAGAAAGGTATCCTTCCTCCAAAGGAAAACGTGGAGGAACAGGAGCgtgcaaaggaagaggagcagTTTGCCATCCTTCAGAAGTCTCTAG TGAAAACTTATGAGGACATGACTCTGGAAGAGCTAGAAGAGAATGAAGATGAATTTAATGAGGAAGATGAGAAAGCTATTGAAATGTACAG GCAGCAAAGGTTAGCAGAAATGAAAGCAGCTcaaatgaagaataaatttgGGGAAGTTTTGGAGATTTCAGGAAAAGATTATGTTCAAGAGGTTACAAAAGCTGGAAAAGATATATGGGTAGTCCTGCACCTCTACAAACAAGG AATTCCACTCTGTGCCTTAATAAACCAACATATGAGTGGGCTTGCAAAAAAGTTCAGAGATGTGAAATTCATCAAGGCTATCTCTACCACCTGCATTCCCAATTACCCCGATAAGAACCTGCCTACAATATTTGTCTACCTGGAGGGAGACATAAAAGCTCAGTTCATTGGGCCCTTAGTGTTTGGTGGCATGAACCTGACAAGGGATG AATTGGAGTGGAAGATTTCAGAGTCGGGTGCCATCAAGACAGACCTCGAGGAGAACCCCAGGAAGCAGATCCAAGACCAGCTCATGTCTTCAATCAGGGCATGTGTCCCAGCTAGGGGAGAGAGTGACTCAGAGGATGACTAA